In Lacerta agilis isolate rLacAgi1 chromosome 1, rLacAgi1.pri, whole genome shotgun sequence, the following proteins share a genomic window:
- the LOC117053111 gene encoding sterol 26-hydroxylase, mitochondrial produces the protein MAKLGGFSGRLLRRCLGSQPGSPCPDLACRNASSAAEAASASRHEERLKRPEELPGPGVLGSMYWLFVRGYLLHTHRLQVISRKKYGPIWKSWFGPHVNINIGSPEVLEQLLRQEGKYPIRSDMALWKEHRDVRHLPYGPFTEDGERWYRLRQVLNKRMLKPTEAILYADVINEVVSDLMVFLEDERKKSPSGIVVQDMASVLYRFALEGISYILFETRIGCLEKQIPAETQNFIHAIGYMLKNSIFVTILPKWTRDVLPFWNRYLQGWDTIFAFGKKLIDQKMLEVEKSLEKGEVVSGYLTYLLSSGRISHEEIYGSIAELLLAGVDTTSNTLSWAMYHLARDMEVQEALYQELISVVPKDQIPEAKDLTRMPLLKAVIKETLRLYPVVPTNARVIAEDDVVVGGYKFPRDTLFVLAHYALSHDESSFPEPERFLPRRWLRDQRDLPPHPFSSIPFGYGVRACLGRRIAELEMHLALARLIRIFLIRPGPQCTDVKPLSRIVLVPDRPIDLELLDRRTKP, from the exons ATGGCGAAGTTGGGAGGCTTCTCTGGGAGGCTGCTGCGGCGCTGTCTGGGGTCTCAGCCAGGGTCTCCGTGCCCCGATCTAGCTTGCCGAAACGCATCCAGCGCCGCGGAGGCAGCTTCGGCCTCCCGGCATGAGGAGCGGCTGAAGCGGCCGGAAGAGTTGCCCGGGCCGGGGGTCCTGGGATCCATGTATTGGCTCTTCGTGAGGGGCTATTTGCTGCACACGCACCGCCTGCAG GTCATTTCCAGGAAGAAGTATGGCCCCATTTGGAAATCTTGGTTTGGCCCTCATGTTAACATTAATATCGGCAGTCCTGAAGTCCTCGAGCAGCTGTTGCGTCAGGAGGGGAAGTATCCCATCCGAAGTGACATGGCCCTATGGAAGGAGCACCGGGACGTACGGCACTTGCCCTATGGCCCCTTCACTGA GGATGGAGAGCGGTGGTACCGCCTGCGGCAGGTGCTGAACAAGAGGATGCTCAAACCTACAGAGGCCATTTTGTATGCAGATGTTATCAATGAGGTGGTGTCAGACCTGATGGTGTTTCTGGAGGATGAGAGAAAAAAGAGTCCCTCGGGGATAGTGGTGCAAGATATGGCCAGTGTATTGTACCGATTTGCCTTGGAAG GCATCTCCTACATCCTCTTTGAGACCCGCATTGGCTGTTTGGAAAAGCAGATCCCTGCTGAAACACAGAACTTTATCCATGCAATCGGGTACATGCTGAAGAACTCCATCTTTGTTACTATCCTGCCCAAGTGGACTCGGGATGTGCTGCCTTTCTGGAACCGCTATCTGCAGGGCTGGGACACAATCTTTGCCTTTG GGAAAAAGCTGATTGATCAGAAGATGTTGGAGGTTGAGAAGTCTCTGGAGAAGGGTGAGGTTGTCTCAGGCTACCTAACTTACCTACTGTCCAGTGGGCGGATTAGTCATGAAGAGATATATGGCAGCATAGCTGAGCTACTCCTGGCTGGCGTAGATACG ACATCAAATACCCTTTCATGGGCCATGTATCACCTGGCCAGAGACATGGAGGTCCAGGAAGCCTTATACCAGGAGTTGATCAGTGTGGTACCCAAAGATCAGATCCCTGAGGCCAAGGACCTCACCAGGATGCCGCTGCTTAAGGCAGTGATCAAGGAGACTCTTAG GCTTTACCCTGTGGTCCCTACCAATGCCCGGGTCATCGCAGAAGACGATGTTGTTGTCGGAGGATACAAGTTTCCAAGGGAT ACCCTCTTTGTTTTGGCCCATTACGCTCTCTCACATGACGAGTCCAGCTTCCCAGAACCAGAGCGCTTCCTGCCACGTCGCTGGCTGCGAGATCAGAGGGActtgcctccccaccccttcaGCTCCATCCCCTTTGGCTATGGGGTGCGTGCCTGTCTGGGGCGCCGCATTGCTGAACTTGAGATGCATTTGGCTCTTGCCAGG CTTATCCGGATATTCTTAATCAGACCAGGTCCACAATGCACAGATGTGAAGCCCCTCTCTCGGATTGTGCTTGTCCCTGACAGGCCCATTGACCTGGAGCTTCTTGACAGACGGACAAAGCCTTAA